The following coding sequences lie in one Peribacillus frigoritolerans genomic window:
- the hsdR gene encoding type I restriction-modification system endonuclease has protein sequence MKSNFAFFEGKWEVLGKLGESAERNVYQDPHTSIMKLRLFGETIAKAVLASDNIREAYNTTQVDRINTMRREGLAEPEIIDIFDILRRKGNTASHDANYGKTEGAKSLLELAYQLSIWFVEVYVDWNFSAPKYIELLHQVDTTKEKLQQKIEQLENEIEAKEKQLVKQLDVITDDTISKDVRVKRREKSQLHVKKHRLSEAQTRIIIDEKLRSVGWIVDTEKLSFKKNKTMPEKNKNMAIAEWKVGSKYADYALFIGLQLVGIVEAKAKHRDIPAALESQTKTYSRLIEEKEGITLLPANGEYKAPFLYASNGRPYLKQLQDQSGIWFWDSRTPHKHAHALEGWHSPEDLRLLLDVDDTEANEKLAIEDITKFGLRYYQQTAVLAAEAALIEGQRKMLLAMATGTGKTRTAIALMYRLIKAKKCRRILFLVDRNSLGQQAIDSLKDTKFEGLSFASIYDVKSLEEMTPDVETKVQIATVQGMVKRLFYNDGEKLPSVGQYDFIIVDEAHRGYTSDREMSDDELLFQNQNDYVSQYRRVIDYFDAAVLGLTATPALHTTDIFGMPIYKYSYTEAVLDGYLVDHEPPYLFESELAKSGISFKKGEEVEVYDPEQGEVILERLEDELKFNVEHFNRQVITEQFNRAVLNRLTDYIDPESREKTLIFAATNQHADLVVRILKEAFANRGDVVSDDGIVKITGSIYNPNEMIKRFKNERLPNIVVTVDLLTTGIDVPAITNLVFLRRIKSRILYDQMLGRATRLCPDIGKTHFRVYDAVGIYNQLQKYTDMKPVVKQQHFTITDLHESFTQAETEDEAEHFRNQLVAKIQRKKQKIDDAGQRRFEELSNGVSLDEWAQEIQHYRPEQAQTNSILFEYVASYQTPKELQIISKHEDEVKDVTRGYGEGNEKPADYLDGFVQYIRDNMNVIPALQLICTRPKDLTRKDLRELVTHLDTKGFKQSHLQSAWKQAKNEEIAADIISFIRQAALGEALVDHETRVKNAMQKVYALHDWTLRQRKWLERIEKQLLQVPVLAPTPVEAFSEEPFKSSGGYNVLKREFGDEIDKIVYAINDNLYVS, from the coding sequence TTGAAGAGTAACTTTGCTTTTTTTGAAGGCAAATGGGAAGTGCTAGGGAAATTAGGGGAAAGTGCTGAGCGTAATGTGTATCAAGACCCTCATACATCGATTATGAAACTTCGATTGTTTGGTGAAACAATTGCGAAGGCTGTATTAGCTTCTGATAATATTCGGGAAGCTTACAATACAACACAAGTAGACCGCATAAATACTATGAGAAGAGAAGGACTTGCAGAGCCAGAAATAATAGATATTTTTGATATATTACGTCGTAAAGGGAACACCGCTTCACATGATGCAAACTATGGAAAAACAGAAGGAGCTAAAAGCTTATTAGAACTTGCATATCAGCTATCCATTTGGTTTGTGGAAGTATATGTTGATTGGAACTTTTCCGCTCCTAAATATATAGAACTGTTGCATCAAGTTGATACAACTAAAGAGAAACTTCAACAAAAAATTGAACAACTTGAAAATGAAATTGAAGCTAAAGAGAAGCAACTTGTTAAACAATTAGATGTAATAACAGATGATACGATTTCAAAAGATGTACGTGTAAAGCGTAGAGAAAAATCCCAGCTTCATGTTAAGAAACATCGTCTTTCAGAAGCACAAACACGCATTATTATTGATGAAAAATTACGCTCTGTTGGTTGGATTGTTGATACAGAAAAACTCAGCTTCAAAAAGAACAAAACAATGCCAGAGAAGAATAAAAATATGGCAATTGCTGAATGGAAAGTTGGAAGTAAATATGCTGATTATGCTCTATTTATTGGATTGCAATTAGTGGGCATTGTAGAAGCAAAAGCGAAGCACAGAGATATTCCAGCAGCTCTTGAAAGCCAAACGAAAACGTATTCACGTTTAATAGAAGAAAAGGAAGGTATCACATTGCTTCCAGCAAATGGCGAATATAAAGCACCATTCTTATACGCGTCAAATGGACGACCATACTTAAAACAATTACAAGACCAATCAGGTATTTGGTTCTGGGATTCACGTACACCTCACAAACATGCACATGCATTAGAAGGATGGCACTCACCAGAGGACTTACGCTTACTTTTAGATGTAGATGATACAGAAGCAAATGAAAAACTCGCGATAGAAGATATTACAAAGTTTGGTTTACGTTACTATCAACAAACTGCCGTATTAGCTGCTGAAGCTGCATTAATCGAAGGACAACGTAAAATGCTACTTGCGATGGCAACAGGTACAGGGAAAACACGTACAGCGATTGCACTTATGTATCGACTTATTAAAGCGAAAAAATGTCGACGCATTTTATTTTTAGTTGACCGTAATTCACTTGGACAGCAAGCAATTGACTCGCTAAAGGATACGAAATTTGAAGGTTTATCATTTGCTAGTATTTATGATGTAAAGTCGCTTGAAGAAATGACACCAGATGTTGAAACAAAGGTACAGATTGCGACAGTACAAGGAATGGTCAAACGCTTATTTTATAATGATGGGGAAAAGTTGCCTTCTGTAGGACAATATGATTTTATCATTGTCGATGAAGCACATAGAGGTTATACAAGTGACCGCGAAATGTCAGATGATGAGCTGTTATTCCAAAATCAAAATGACTATGTGAGCCAATATCGTCGTGTCATTGACTATTTTGATGCAGCAGTTCTAGGACTAACAGCTACACCAGCACTTCATACAACGGATATTTTCGGTATGCCGATTTATAAATATTCTTATACAGAAGCGGTATTGGATGGTTATTTAGTAGACCATGAGCCGCCATATTTATTTGAATCAGAGTTAGCTAAAAGTGGGATTTCATTTAAAAAAGGCGAGGAAGTTGAAGTGTATGACCCTGAGCAAGGCGAAGTGATTCTCGAACGCTTAGAAGATGAGTTGAAATTCAATGTCGAGCACTTTAATAGACAAGTCATTACTGAACAATTTAATCGTGCAGTCTTAAATAGATTAACCGACTATATTGACCCAGAAAGTCGAGAAAAAACGCTTATCTTCGCTGCAACGAATCAACATGCGGATTTAGTAGTACGTATACTAAAAGAAGCATTTGCGAATCGCGGTGATGTAGTATCAGACGATGGGATTGTAAAAATTACAGGTTCTATTTATAATCCAAATGAAATGATTAAGCGCTTTAAAAATGAGCGTTTACCAAATATCGTTGTAACAGTTGATTTGCTCACTACAGGAATAGATGTGCCTGCCATTACAAACTTGGTTTTTTTACGTCGTATAAAGTCACGTATTTTATATGACCAAATGCTAGGTCGTGCAACACGTTTATGTCCTGACATCGGAAAAACACATTTCCGAGTTTATGATGCAGTTGGTATTTACAATCAACTACAAAAATATACAGATATGAAGCCTGTTGTGAAGCAGCAACATTTCACGATTACTGATTTACATGAATCATTTACGCAAGCAGAGACAGAAGATGAAGCAGAGCATTTCCGTAATCAGCTCGTTGCGAAAATTCAGCGCAAGAAGCAAAAAATAGATGATGCGGGGCAACGTCGCTTTGAAGAATTATCAAACGGTGTATCACTTGATGAATGGGCGCAAGAAATTCAACACTATCGACCAGAACAAGCTCAAACAAATAGTATTTTGTTTGAATATGTCGCATCATATCAGACACCTAAAGAGCTTCAAATTATTTCAAAGCATGAAGATGAGGTAAAGGATGTAACCCGTGGATATGGAGAAGGAAACGAAAAGCCAGCAGACTATTTAGACGGTTTTGTCCAATATATTCGAGATAACATGAATGTAATCCCAGCACTTCAATTAATATGCACAAGACCAAAAGACTTAACACGTAAAGATTTACGAGAGCTTGTAACTCATTTAGATACAAAAGGTTTCAAACAATCACATTTACAATCTGCTTGGAAGCAAGCGAAGAATGAAGAAATTGCTGCGGATATTATTAGTTTTATTCGTCAAGCTGCATTAGGGGAAGCTTTGGTTGACCATGAAACACGCGTGAAAAACGCGATGCAAAAAGTTTATGCATTACACGATTGGACACTAAGACAACGTAAATGGCTAGAGCGTATTGAAAAGCAGTTGCTACAAGTGCCTGTTTTAGCACCCACACCAGTAGAAGCATTTTCAGAAGAGCCTTTTAAAAGTAGCGGTGGTTATAACGTGCTAAAACGTGAATTTGGTGACGAGATTGATAAGATTGTATATGCGATTAATGATAACTTGTATGTAAGTTAA
- a CDS encoding recombinase family protein — MDNKEFGYVRVSSKDQNEARQMNSMYALGINERDIHIDKQSGKDFNRPQYQALKMRLRKGDTLYIHSLDRIGRNKEMILNEWNDITQNIKAHIVVIDMPLLDTRKYNDSIGSFVADLVLQVLSWVAEEERIKIKARQAEGIASAKAQGKHLGRPKTSITSEFEQAYKQWRAGDITAVEAMKKSNLTKATFYRKVKEYEAD; from the coding sequence ATGGACAACAAAGAATTCGGATATGTACGAGTAAGCAGTAAAGACCAAAATGAAGCACGACAAATGAATAGCATGTATGCTCTTGGAATTAATGAACGTGATATTCATATTGATAAGCAAAGTGGTAAAGACTTCAATAGACCTCAATACCAAGCTTTGAAAATGCGTTTACGTAAAGGAGATACATTATACATTCATTCATTAGATAGGATAGGTCGTAACAAAGAGATGATTCTAAACGAGTGGAATGATATCACACAGAACATTAAAGCACATATTGTTGTAATTGATATGCCATTACTGGATACACGGAAATACAATGATTCTATTGGTTCTTTTGTAGCTGACTTGGTATTACAGGTATTATCATGGGTTGCTGAGGAAGAAAGAATTAAGATTAAGGCTCGTCAAGCTGAAGGCATAGCTTCAGCAAAGGCACAGGGGAAACACCTGGGCAGACCTAAAACATCTATTACATCTGAATTTGAACAGGCTTATAAACAATGGAGAGCAGGAGATATCACTGCAGTTGAAGCAATGAAAAAATCAAATTTAACTAAGGCTACATTCTATCGCAAGGTTAAGGAATATGAAGCTGACTAA
- a CDS encoding Pycsar system effector family protein translates to MPDSTNNSQPQPAPGAEDSQNAQPTHVLSHAEQKEESLKTLERINFWISNCDTKISFSLAFAGILLGGFFSSSIITGSLTKLIDKLIKINDIENHWEMRHIEFTTLVLIIFVILMIVSITYLFRGIKGSIDPTVYQQSQLTTNSNLFFGSIQSKSFGDFKDAIEAQTPVEIQNDYLSQIYINSKICQQKFNLYNQGVTYLIFSTVTFIILNTLFLFIR, encoded by the coding sequence ATGCCAGACAGCACTAATAATTCACAACCACAACCCGCTCCAGGTGCTGAAGATTCTCAGAACGCCCAGCCGACACACGTATTAAGTCATGCGGAACAAAAAGAGGAGTCATTAAAGACGCTTGAACGCATAAATTTCTGGATTTCGAATTGTGATACCAAGATTTCCTTTTCGTTAGCGTTTGCCGGCATTTTATTAGGCGGGTTCTTCTCCAGTAGCATCATTACTGGCTCGCTCACGAAATTGATAGATAAACTCATCAAAATCAATGATATAGAGAATCACTGGGAAATGCGGCACATCGAGTTCACGACCCTTGTACTCATCATTTTTGTCATCTTAATGATTGTGAGCATAACCTATCTATTCCGGGGTATTAAGGGTTCAATTGACCCCACAGTCTACCAGCAGTCCCAGCTGACGACGAATTCCAATCTGTTTTTTGGAAGCATACAGAGCAAGTCCTTCGGCGATTTCAAAGATGCGATTGAAGCACAAACGCCGGTAGAGATTCAGAACGATTATTTATCCCAAATCTACATCAATTCGAAGATTTGCCAACAGAAATTCAATCTCTACAACCAAGGGGTTACCTACCTAATCTTTTCGACGGTTACGTTCATCATCTTGAACACACTGTTCTTATTCATTCGATAA
- a CDS encoding adenylate/guanylate cyclase domain-containing protein, with protein MPSVSKAKFNEIETRIERIFTTDMEVNDFTGDVVPSTQDLPDKNRGLIITNCTILFVDIRSSTKLSDKSQAKNMAKIYRAFARAMSMCVYESGGRVRQIAGDRVMGVFVDDAEESSVHKAMIAAQAILTVVEYLFNPLCRKNVSNKEIGCGIGLDTGRVLTTSIGMKHQGEDSRDLVWAGKTANVASKHTDLAEANEIFVTKRFYDKLPQQFKTDSEGNPIWKKGYRVKGDSLFEGYGIHEFYMKELVEELGEETAEKRATASSSEGSTESEGIDTAQIITDIVQGVESKVGGLLSHFEQVVLREVTVSAKERQAEQKLKELSHREEAVKKKEEELKRKEQEIENIIAYKKKEVVYDVRVKALRERTDHMKLPDFLVELKEVQNLGAEIGKKAGTVDDDVYVWQIVTYLHEKDESELAFQILVGQLTQDLPSAYIPATSNSVPIIKKVGKEREYLKAALYYIENKKPDTKKILQIRSVLKELGMEHEIVHHPGFLIE; from the coding sequence ATGCCGAGTGTCAGCAAGGCGAAATTCAATGAAATCGAAACACGGATTGAACGCATCTTTACAACCGATATGGAAGTCAATGATTTTACTGGAGATGTCGTTCCTTCTACACAGGATTTGCCGGATAAGAACCGTGGGCTGATTATTACGAATTGTACCATCCTGTTCGTGGACATCAGAAGCTCTACGAAACTATCGGACAAATCCCAAGCGAAGAATATGGCGAAAATCTACCGAGCCTTTGCCAGAGCCATGTCTATGTGCGTGTATGAAAGCGGTGGTCGAGTTCGTCAAATCGCCGGTGACCGAGTGATGGGTGTTTTTGTCGATGATGCCGAAGAAAGCTCTGTCCATAAAGCCATGATTGCCGCACAAGCCATCTTAACCGTGGTTGAATATCTCTTCAATCCCTTGTGCCGAAAAAATGTCAGCAACAAAGAAATTGGTTGTGGAATAGGACTGGATACCGGACGAGTCTTAACCACTTCGATTGGGATGAAACATCAAGGAGAAGATTCCCGGGATTTGGTATGGGCAGGGAAGACCGCTAATGTTGCGAGCAAGCACACCGATTTAGCAGAAGCCAACGAAATCTTCGTGACCAAACGCTTTTATGACAAACTGCCTCAACAATTCAAAACGGATTCGGAAGGCAACCCCATTTGGAAAAAAGGATACCGGGTAAAAGGCGACAGTCTCTTTGAAGGGTATGGTATCCATGAGTTTTACATGAAAGAGCTAGTAGAAGAGCTTGGGGAGGAAACTGCAGAGAAACGGGCAACAGCTTCTTCATCTGAGGGCTCCACGGAATCGGAAGGCATTGATACGGCTCAAATCATTACAGACATTGTTCAGGGTGTGGAATCAAAAGTCGGCGGGTTATTAAGCCATTTTGAACAGGTCGTTCTCCGGGAAGTGACAGTGTCCGCCAAAGAAAGACAAGCCGAGCAAAAGCTAAAAGAACTCAGTCACCGGGAAGAAGCCGTGAAGAAAAAAGAAGAAGAATTAAAAAGGAAAGAACAGGAAATCGAAAATATCATTGCTTACAAGAAAAAAGAGGTCGTCTATGATGTTCGGGTGAAAGCTCTCAGAGAGCGAACCGACCATATGAAACTTCCGGATTTTCTGGTTGAACTAAAAGAAGTTCAAAATCTAGGAGCGGAAATTGGCAAGAAAGCGGGAACTGTCGATGACGATGTCTACGTATGGCAAATCGTGACGTATTTGCATGAGAAGGATGAGTCCGAGTTAGCTTTTCAAATTCTTGTGGGACAGTTGACGCAAGATTTGCCTTCGGCTTATATCCCAGCAACGTCGAACTCGGTGCCGATTATCAAAAAAGTGGGAAAAGAGCGTGAGTATTTGAAGGCTGCTCTCTATTACATCGAAAATAAGAAGCCGGACACGAAGAAAATTCTTCAAATTCGAAGTGTCCTCAAGGAGTTAGGAATGGAACATGAAATCGTGCATCACCCTGGTTTTTTAATAGAATAG
- a CDS encoding adenylate/guanylate cyclase domain-containing protein produces the protein MRGNYQKFNFDNSLSRIDDILTSSATYEEADDIPKKDDLTYKSGKYVQCASLFIDLRGSTDLIKTQGRQSKTLARIYRAYISEIVAIVNSFQTCKEINIVGDCVSAMFAGKEETSQSAVIEALQAASMCNGMMQVLNVKFKKKWDGFQELKAGIGIALGRALVIKAGFSGSAINDLIYMGDVVNRASKMCGLAHKDFDYPICVTEAVFLNAGSYIANADKQQTYQDFLTLRNHSKHGSVYTGNFHRVEFADWASENE, from the coding sequence ATGCGAGGTAATTACCAGAAGTTTAATTTTGACAATAGCTTGAGCCGAATCGACGATATCTTAACAAGCTCCGCCACTTACGAAGAAGCAGATGACATTCCTAAAAAGGATGATTTGACGTATAAGAGCGGTAAATATGTGCAATGTGCTTCCTTATTTATCGACTTGAGAGGTTCTACGGACTTAATCAAGACGCAAGGAAGACAATCGAAGACCCTAGCACGCATCTACCGAGCGTATATCAGTGAGATTGTTGCCATCGTCAACAGTTTCCAAACGTGTAAGGAAATCAACATCGTAGGTGATTGTGTCTCTGCGATGTTCGCAGGAAAAGAAGAAACTAGTCAATCAGCAGTCATCGAAGCCCTCCAAGCCGCTTCCATGTGCAATGGCATGATGCAAGTCTTGAACGTGAAGTTCAAGAAAAAATGGGATGGCTTCCAAGAGTTAAAAGCAGGAATCGGTATAGCCCTCGGAAGAGCTTTGGTTATCAAAGCCGGATTCAGCGGAAGTGCCATTAACGATTTGATATACATGGGAGATGTGGTAAACCGAGCATCGAAAATGTGTGGATTGGCTCATAAAGACTTTGATTATCCGATTTGCGTCACGGAAGCAGTTTTTTTAAATGCGGGTAGCTACATTGCCAACGCTGACAAACAGCAGACCTACCAAGATTTCCTTACCCTACGTAATCATTCAAAACACGGGTCAGTCTACACCGGTAACTTTCACCGAGTAGAATTTGCTGATTGGGCATCTGAAAACGAATAG
- a CDS encoding helix-turn-helix domain-containing protein, translating into MSDLPKSIIQEKTESFIMFPKILLHEHDYEGRDLDICHLAIIKSLANNFTKTAITSINDLMTVMGINPKNKEASQKARESIIRLQAMYYITVYADRPKTKTVTDLKPAQTYFIKPTKENEDYFVKVFETDIEIIVTMQSKHKSKLFIIYMAIVSHLYYYHDASMEHKSVWATIETLAEITGLDRRTVMKYIKLLHEAEVLFCITTKVHAKKNKNFYGRYKHKEMITREAMQGTETLQNCKFEDIKPVVGGV; encoded by the coding sequence GTGTCAGACCTACCAAAATCAATAATCCAAGAAAAAACAGAATCATTCATCATGTTTCCCAAAATCCTATTGCATGAGCATGATTACGAAGGCAGAGACCTAGATATATGCCATTTAGCAATCATTAAGTCATTAGCTAATAACTTTACTAAAACAGCTATAACTAGCATCAATGATTTGATGACTGTAATGGGCATTAATCCCAAGAATAAAGAAGCTAGTCAGAAGGCAAGAGAGAGCATCATCCGACTACAAGCTATGTATTACATCACCGTTTATGCAGACAGACCTAAAACAAAAACAGTAACAGACTTGAAGCCTGCACAAACCTATTTCATCAAACCCACTAAAGAGAACGAAGATTACTTTGTAAAAGTGTTCGAAACTGATATTGAAATAATAGTAACTATGCAATCGAAACATAAGTCAAAGCTATTCATAATTTACATGGCTATCGTATCCCACTTATATTACTATCATGATGCGAGTATGGAGCATAAGTCTGTGTGGGCTACAATTGAAACACTAGCTGAAATTACAGGACTAGACAGACGGACAGTAATGAAATACATCAAACTATTGCACGAAGCTGAAGTTTTGTTTTGTATCACAACAAAGGTTCATGCGAAGAAGAATAAAAACTTCTATGGCAGATACAAGCATAAGGAAATGATTACAAGGGAGGCTATGCAAGGAACAGAAACATTACAGAATTGTAAGTTCGAAGATATTAAGCCAGTTGTGGGAGGGGTATAA
- a CDS encoding GIY-YIG nuclease family protein — translation MLNKESGLYFYHVNGILMYVGKAIDFWNRFGYGYLKEDSKVHKNTDLMELIASSPEMVEVIFAPMDKSDLKEQETLWIQEYIPLFNEPDNPRYKTLALQKVIARTVNESARKWTYSEMRKHIFNKYKGKIKYELIDLALADEKRNLTRYCSKNPKTQMLKPKRKTA, via the coding sequence ATGCTAAATAAGGAAAGCGGTCTGTATTTCTATCATGTAAACGGAATTCTAATGTATGTTGGCAAAGCCATTGATTTTTGGAACAGATTCGGATATGGGTATCTTAAAGAAGATAGTAAAGTCCATAAGAATACTGATTTAATGGAACTAATTGCATCAAGTCCCGAAATGGTAGAAGTAATATTCGCTCCAATGGATAAGTCAGACTTGAAAGAACAAGAAACACTATGGATTCAAGAGTATATTCCCTTGTTCAATGAGCCAGACAATCCTAGATATAAAACACTAGCACTACAAAAAGTGATAGCTAGAACAGTGAATGAATCCGCTCGAAAATGGACTTATAGTGAGATGAGAAAACATATCTTCAACAAATACAAAGGAAAGATAAAATATGAACTAATTGATTTAGCACTTGCAGATGAAAAACGCAATCTAACAAGATATTGCAGTAAGAATCCAAAAACACAAATGCTCAAACCAAAAAGGAAAACAGCCTAA
- a CDS encoding tyrosine-type recombinase/integrase, giving the protein MAKIREWQKGSNEKTVKELYEDFQLENRVKNLSEMTIRYYEQNLIHFIRYLEDIKIIHASEIEKKTVDKYILFLKKKNLKATTINTYLRAARALLYFAMREDYLRQFEISLIKAEKEQKEPYSDEDIKKLIKKPNIRECGFVEHRNWVMVNYLLETGNRLNTILNVKVEDIDLENGMVVLNTTKNRKAQYNPISEYIVKVLTEYIRTYKFQKSDFLFINELGEQMTRNSMQHTIARYNKSRGVEKTSIHAFRHTFAKHYITSGGDAFKLQRLLGHATLDVTLNYVNLYAKDLKEGFEQHSIIANYSSNPRMNRGRRG; this is encoded by the coding sequence ATGGCTAAGATTCGTGAATGGCAAAAAGGGAGTAATGAGAAAACTGTTAAAGAGTTATATGAGGACTTTCAGTTAGAAAACAGAGTGAAGAATCTTTCTGAAATGACTATTCGTTACTATGAACAGAATTTAATTCATTTCATTCGATACTTAGAGGACATAAAAATAATCCATGCAAGTGAAATTGAAAAAAAGACAGTTGATAAGTATATTTTGTTCCTTAAGAAAAAGAATTTAAAAGCAACGACTATCAACACTTACTTGAGAGCAGCTAGAGCCTTGCTTTATTTTGCAATGAGAGAAGATTATCTCAGACAGTTTGAGATTAGCCTTATAAAAGCCGAAAAGGAACAAAAAGAGCCATACTCAGATGAAGACATTAAGAAGTTAATTAAGAAGCCAAATATAAGAGAATGCGGCTTTGTAGAGCATAGGAATTGGGTGATGGTTAACTACCTACTAGAAACAGGTAATCGTCTAAATACAATTCTAAATGTAAAGGTAGAAGACATTGACTTGGAGAATGGTATGGTAGTCTTAAATACAACAAAGAATCGAAAAGCACAGTACAATCCGATAAGCGAGTATATCGTCAAAGTCTTAACTGAATATATTAGAACATACAAGTTTCAAAAAAGTGATTTTCTTTTTATTAATGAGTTAGGTGAACAAATGACAAGGAACTCCATGCAGCATACTATTGCTCGATACAATAAAAGTAGAGGAGTCGAGAAGACCTCTATTCATGCTTTTAGGCATACATTTGCAAAGCACTATATAACTAGCGGAGGGGATGCTTTTAAGCTTCAACGCTTGCTAGGTCATGCAACATTGGATGTTACTTTAAATTATGTAAACTTATATGCAAAGGATTTAAAAGAAGGATTTGAACAACATAGTATTATAGCAAATTATTCAAGTAACCCTAGAATGAATAGAGGAAGAAGAGGGTAA
- a CDS encoding nucleotidyltransferase-like protein, whose translation MEDILRPIYQERASLKSTLGILLVEKRDDNSPITDTFDYILFVIADEAEEAVFLKHYTYRDKKAALHIVKEDQLKEWLLLGTNRKVVDWIYNGKVLFDRNEYLNRLKTEIREFPFYGRKLKMGMEFAKLIRRYMDGKSFFEKGHYLEAYNHIVHSLHHLARLEIIEQGFYPEVTVWNQVKHMEPEIYKLYKELISSEETLEKRLELLFLASEFLIYSRTNAGSQHLVEIMGTKEDPWTIAELMEHPEVKFYSVDLGVLLEYLIEKKVIDVIKAETKGHEVYHRFYRVSKNF comes from the coding sequence ATGGAAGATATCCTTCGCCCGATTTATCAAGAGCGAGCAAGTTTAAAATCTACACTTGGAATCTTGTTAGTAGAAAAAAGGGATGATAATAGCCCGATTACCGATACATTTGACTACATCCTTTTTGTGATTGCAGACGAAGCCGAAGAGGCCGTGTTTTTAAAACATTACACTTACCGGGATAAAAAGGCAGCCTTACATATCGTAAAGGAAGACCAGTTAAAAGAATGGCTTCTATTAGGTACGAACCGCAAAGTGGTTGACTGGATATATAACGGGAAGGTTCTTTTTGACCGGAATGAATATTTGAACCGTTTGAAAACAGAAATCCGGGAGTTCCCCTTCTATGGAAGGAAGTTAAAGATGGGGATGGAGTTTGCGAAGTTAATTCGCAGGTACATGGATGGGAAAAGCTTCTTTGAAAAAGGCCATTATCTGGAGGCATACAACCATATCGTTCATTCCCTGCATCACTTGGCCCGTTTGGAAATAATAGAACAAGGCTTTTATCCGGAGGTTACGGTCTGGAACCAAGTGAAGCATATGGAACCAGAGATCTATAAGTTGTATAAAGAATTGATCAGCAGTGAGGAAACTCTCGAAAAAAGATTGGAGCTTCTTTTCCTTGCGAGCGAATTTCTTATTTATTCGAGGACGAATGCAGGTTCACAGCATTTGGTCGAAATAATGGGGACGAAAGAAGATCCGTGGACGATTGCGGAGCTTATGGAGCATCCGGAAGTTAAGTTTTATTCAGTCGACCTAGGTGTTTTATTGGAATATTTGATAGAGAAGAAGGTAATCGACGTCATCAAAGCGGAGACAAAAGGTCACGAGGTATATCACCGGTTTTATCGGGTGTCAAAAAACTTTTAA
- a CDS encoding YgzB family protein: MAKYSSKINKIRTFALSLIFIGFIVMYLGLFFKTHPVVMTIFMGLGLLFIIASTGVYFWIGMLSTKSIQVVCPNCSKPTKILGRVDICMHCEEPLTLDKKLEGEEFNEKYNRKSLHD, from the coding sequence ATGGCTAAATATTCTAGCAAAATCAATAAAATACGCACTTTTGCTTTGAGTTTGATTTTCATCGGCTTCATCGTAATGTACCTTGGGCTTTTCTTCAAAACGCATCCTGTTGTCATGACGATTTTCATGGGGCTGGGCCTTTTATTCATAATCGCAAGTACAGGGGTTTATTTTTGGATTGGAATGCTTTCCACAAAATCGATCCAGGTTGTCTGTCCTAACTGCAGCAAACCTACAAAAATACTAGGGCGTGTAGATATTTGCATGCATTGTGAAGAACCATTGACACTTGACAAAAAGTTGGAAGGCGAAGAATTCAACGAAAAATATAACCGGAAAAGCCTGCATGACTAA